DNA sequence from the Scylla paramamosain isolate STU-SP2022 chromosome 4, ASM3559412v1, whole genome shotgun sequence genome:
ttttctctaactctCCTTTGCCTTATGCGTTTCagattgatggtgatagtgaagatggtgatgatgacgatactGATGATACTGGTGGTAAtgttaatcaatcagtcaatcagttaatcaatATCGAGACGACATATGTATATCCCTTATCCTAACGCGATGCCTGTAACAGATTTCTACGTACAAGGCAACAAACAGCCACatcaacagaaagaaaactgtgAGTAACATTAGAACGACTGTGACCACAGCAAGCCCAGACAGCAGGGATTTATGCCATGACTATATCAACGCCAATTATTGTTCAGCTGCTGGTTGAGCTAAGACATCAATATTTCAGAATCAGTACCGGTAATTTTCACACCTGCTGTCATCTCACAGTCTCACACCTTTGCTGTCTGTCATTTCCGAGATGCTGCACAGGTTTATAGATGATTACTGTTAAGGTACTGGAATAaataacttattttttattattatttcattcttctgttttccttcttttttttcatttttcttattttcctgttccGTCTTGATTCAATGCAGGGTTATCATGTGGCCGCGTCTAGACTGATCAGAGCAGTGAGAGGGTTTAAGTTATATACAGTCATTCGCTAGTTAGTCAGTATTCTTGTCCTTCAgtgactttttttctatttctttttttattatttcagtgtttttagtgtttactGTTctgtttcatgtgtttttttttttttatatttgtcttcgtgtttttagtgtttttagcgttttttttttattctatgaTAGTCAATACTCTTGCCGTGTACAATAACTCTTccaactttcttttcttgtttcagtgtgtgtgtgtgtgtgtgtgtgtgtgtgtgtgtgttatcaatagaaattttcaactttttttttattgtgcatACCCGCAATATGATGGCAATTTTAGCTATATATTTTACCCCCTAGGTGTCCAGGAGTTTGATCacaggcgcgcgcgcgcgcgcacacacacacacacacacacacacacacacacacacacacacacacacacacacacacacacacacacacacacacacacacacacacacacacaagcaaacaagaaaaaaagttctTTCAGTATTCCTTACCTGAAAAgctaaatataaaaatagataataaaagcTTCACTTATTTAGTTTACCCTTTTGCTTCGTAACATTACCGTGGCATTACCGTGGCAAGTCTACACAGGCACGTGCCACCCACTGTAATGTACTATTCACAGGCATTCTGGGCCGTGTCAGGATATGTAAATGAGCCTTTGTCTAAATGTTAACTTGAGCAGTGAGAGTCAGGGAAGTAAAAGATATGAATATATTGTGTACCAGTGAGAGGCGTCGCTGCGGCTTTTGATATTCTGTTGATATTAGAAGATATTAGGTGTTGCATTGGGGAACACGAgtattgcaacacacacacacacacacacacacacatgggaaaATAGAGGTTACAGTTAAACATCAGTGTAAAGATAAGTTTCTGTACTGTGTATTCAAAGCGAAGGATAGCGAAATAAAGAGTGCACTGCGTATatgagtgagggaaaggaaggttagGAAAGTTAtataatcttttattttgttaagtAGTGTGATAGttacgttgatgataatgacgagtagaaggaggaggatcatattactactactactactactactactactactactactactactactactactactactacaactaccaccaccatcatcaccaacactataatttaatattttattcTGATATCCTTgctcagatgtgtgtgtgtgtgtgtgtgtgtgtgtgtgtgtgtgtgtgtgtgtgtgtgtgtgtgtgtgtgtgtgtgtgtgtgtgttcatgagtATCCCTTTTGGTCTTCTGCTTGCGCTCATCTGCCTGATAACCTctgcttattttctctcctggcACAGTTACATTCAGTTACATTACATCAgcactttcttcttcattcctattCAGGTCTGGCGGGTCTGGCGTGGTGGTAAGCTTCGCAGTCTGTGTTGTTGCGAAGTTGCAGTCTTTTTCTAAGCAGTACAGTGTTTTATTTCGCTACAGATCACTGTGTACTTTTGTCGTATGCAAATTGGCTGCTAgatttatcagagagagagagagagagagagagagagagagagagagagagagagagatgtggagacagacagatatacagctagccagccagccagccagaccaacagggagacagagagacaggcaagTAGACAGACAAACTCCATCGCCATCACCTcaggaagacaaaagagaaacggTAAACtcacttattatttatttgtgtctGTGCTACACACATAGAAATCCGCCACACCCACATGCACTCTTGCCAGCATCCTGTATACCaagccttcctttcttccctcctccggTAATACGTAATACATTATACACCTTCGACCTGTATTCATCTTTTCATCCCGTCTCTCTACAATGTATATTTCATTagcttttttatcatttctccttctcttttttttcagtgtggattctacgtatttttatttttattctctttctcgtcacaacctttactttattcttttttttatttctttcatgtgCACCCCTTCCgtattccattttatttattattatttttttttttttagtttctaaaaaaaaagaaagaaattccaTGAATCGTCATTATTCGAGTAAATTTCcacgtttatttgttttgtgtgtgtgtgacttattTTTTCGAAACGCACGTTTCTTTATATTCATGTTATATGTATGATAATTCAGAATCCATGCGTCATAAACACATTTCTGTTAGTCTGGTAGAGATAATAatgtcttctgtgtgtgtgtgtgtgtgtgtgtgtgtgtgtgtgtgtgtgtctgtgtgtgggtgggtgggtgtgtggtagTGGAGTGAAGAAGGTCTGTTCTCGTACAGAACCTCCAGGGACGGGAGAAGATCAAGTAATTTCAGCTTCGTGTtaacaaaaggagaggaaagagaaaaggaaataagagacgaGCGTGTTTAGAGAGCGATGCAGGGAAGCCAGTTCCATACGTAAGAAGTGTCTGCTTGGTGGCCTGAGGTGCACCACTTTTGGTAAACAGTGAGAGGGGAGACCAGACAAAAGAATGGAGAAGACTTGACAGGAAGGTTAGAAGGCGTTAAAGATTCCACTAGATTCTATTATTTCGACGCAAACGCAGGTGAGCAGATGGCGATGGAGACTGACAAGAAACAGAACTCCTCAGACATGCTGATGAATTTCAGATAGACAGTTGAAATGTACCAGTAATTTTTCTTAGAAGAGTGATTACTTCTTTTTGCAATAGACGCCTTTtaactcctcttttcttttcctcttttttttttccttcttttttttttgcggcaTTTTAATACTTTGCACGCTGTGGCTTCTTCTCACCTTAATAGAATGGTCTTGTGAGGATTTAGATTGccatgttgaaaaaaaaagatatatatatatatatatatatatatatatatatatatatatatatatatatatatatatatatatatatatatatatatatatatatatataaaggagatAATTGAGTATTTAttgcatttctctttttttttattgcagataATTTAATTTTGGTTCGGTAAAACTGCCCATGGTTTCTTCAATTAAGAGCGGAATCAAAAAGttgagaaagtaaagaaagaatctTACGCAAGAAGCCGAATTATAAGGGACCTttaaaataaaacgaaacacatttatggatgaggatgataggtgtaAGTCAGTAGGTACGTTTCACACAGGGGCTGCCACCTGTGGActtgacggcttcttgcagcttcccttattttcttatgtccttagAGTAGTGAAGTGGAAGAGCAGGGGAGGAGACGAAGGGAAAGACCAATAtggagatgaatgaaggaggatTTGAAGGAAAAGCAACTACGATGTGTGACAGAGGCTGGTAGAGGAGAGCTGGCCGGCAAAAACATCAAATCCAAGCAATCATAATAAAACGTAcccaaggagagaaaggaaagactccagtagaacaaaaaaaataacatcagcaGTTGGAAGGTTTAAATCCTTCAAACACTCTCACGTACcgacgtaaaacactgagagagagagagagagagagagagagagagagagagagagagagagagagagagagagagagagagagagagagagagagagagagagagagagagagaaacaccataGACGAACGATGATGTACAGCGTTGCAGGAAAAAGTAGTTGACATAAAAGAGATGTGCGCTGAACTTTTTATTACAGACGGTCATGCGCCATCGAGTCGAGAGAGATTCCTTTCCATTACACGATGCcgagatagaaaataaaagtaatttgTGATGTAATAGTTACCGAAAGGATAGTATCGGTAGTTAACTGACCCAGACAGCTcaccttgtagagagagagagagagagagagagagagagagagagagagagagagagagagagagagagagagagagagagagagagagagagaagtaaagcaACGACCtgacacaaaaataatgataaaaaaaaagacatacattATCATTCACCATTCTTCCTGCTAGATGATTGTACACTAGCGGGGAAAAGTTTTCTCACACTAAAATGATCTACGTTCCATGTACGGtaatgtgtgagtgtgaggtgatAGTAGAGGGCGAGAGGAAGTGAGACCGAGGAAGAGTGACAGAAgttaggaaaaagaggaaatatgtAATACCCATTTGTcccagaggtgtgtgtgtgtgcgtgtgtgtgtgtgtgtgtgtgtgtgtgacccatgATTAGTATACATACACGCCGCGTCTAAACATTTGGCAACCCaccactgacagagagagagaaaaagagagagagagagtcagaattTAACACTAAAATAAAACGCTCTCGCAGAAGTAGCAGAAGGTGAAGAGCTGCCGTTCTTAGTCCCTGTGGCTTGAGAGGGTttaggtggcggtggtgatggtggcgcgGTGGTGGCTCACTGGTGGGGACTCTCGCCTTGAAGGAGCTCACAGAGCGCGCTCATGTAgatgccctgagagagagagagagagagagagagagagagagagagagagagagagagagagagagagagagagttttaggtTAAGGTTAGTCTTGTCTCGCTCCATCTAGCATATCacttgaggaaaaaaagaaagagagtgaaagagcgagagagagtcAATCCAGGACACGGGAGGGAGGCAGTGGTGAGTGCTTTCCTTGGCCTCCATCTGTGTGTTGAGAGCGCCTCTAGTAAAGGGGGCAGGCAGTGCACGGAGTAGGCGGCGCCCTTGGGGTAGGAGTTGGAGTGCGGGATGGCGGAGGAGGTGAGGGTAGGACAGGACGACTGGCGGGGACAACGACACTTGGGGTTCACTAGAGCGGTCCCTTCCCCGACTGACACCTCCTTGCACGCCGACCCTTCCATGCACGGCGGCATctgcagggagagagaaaagcagggacgtgagagagagagagagagagagagagagagagagagagagagagagagagagagagagagagagagagaggacagtgaCGTAGGAGATAGTGAAAGTCTGATGAGAGTAGACAGTGACGTTAGCGAGATAGTGACTCTTTGATGACGAGTGACGTAGCAGCttgagaaagacgagaaaggcTCAGAAAGCCGAcctagaaagagagaaagggaatacaTGGAAAGTATAGGAGAAAGAGATATAGTGATAATCTGATAGCCAAGAGATATAACAGcttgagaaagaagaggaataagcaagGTGACGAGTTAGAAAGGagtgagacagagaaagagagagaaaatacatagGACGCAGGAGGCTGGAAATGAAATTCTAAGACGTGAGAGGTTTATGAGTCACAACTGGGAGCAGACGAGGCAACGGTTAATTCGTTACAGTGAAATTAGGAATGTGTTCCCGTCACTTAGTTTGGAAGTTTGTGAGAAAGTGAGGAGAtagaaaggcaaggaagggggaggtggtaGAGGAAGGAAACTGAATAGGGATgcgagagaaaagggaagggagcgaGGAGGTGACACAGGATGAACACTGAATAGGGATCcgagagagaaacgagaaggaggaagtgacagAGGAAGAAAGCTGAATGTGGACGCGTGAGAgaaaggcagtgaaggaggtggtgacacagagaaaaaaaaaataataataataggtgtgTATGAAAGGAAACGAGGCAAGGGTTGATAGAGGGTAGTAAAGCACATTAAAAAGCCAAGTAAGGAGAGATCATGTGGCAAAGACTTACGCTGGAGCAAGTAAAGATGGTATCCACGACCAGGTTACTGCCCATGACGTATTCCTCCACGTCGGAGTGCAGGTGGGAGAGGGGCGGCTGGCAGTAGCAGTGAAGGACGTGCCGCTCCTCTGTCAGGCTGAAGGTCGCCTTGTGGAAGAGTAAGCCGGCCGTGTAGGcggcttcctccctcccacaaaCACGCAAGGGAGGCGGTGATCCACAGTACTGCCACGTGCGCCACAAAGGAGACGTGATTTATTGGACCAACTCacagaaagattagaggagTTTAAATGTACTACAGGGACAGAGACAATTGAAATCACATATGTGAGTGTGTCCGCAGCGCACAAGGAAAAGGCGATTTATTGTAGCAGCAGACATGGGAAGGTAATTAGAAAATGCTTAAGACTGTGTATGAAATAGGTAAGATTTTTCGTATCAATACACAGACGTCACATGTTTAGGATACCTGGCATTGCTGACACATTAATGAAACACACTAATTATAAATGAAGATAGGCATATAGGAAGCCAGAACAGACCACAGGATACTAAGCTAAATGTATAGAGGACAGGGTGTATAAGAAACCAAACTTGATAGGAAACCAGATTACAGGGAAGACTAGAAtccatgcacatacacacacacacacacacacacacacacacacacacacacacacacacacacacacacagctacactGCTACTTAAGAAAATACATTGAATTGCTGTACGTACACCTTTACAAATTCATGTCTATTTgaaacactttatatagaatgcCAAGCTGCTCGTGTCACTCCCACCCCAACCAAACGCAGCAGTGAAAAATGACGCCGATCTTCGTAGAGTCTTGAAGCTGAAACGGTGACACTGATTCCTTGATCGTCACTTAGGTGTTGTAAGAATGAGAACCCCTACTAGTTTTTCTCCCAATCATGCCGGAAATTAGTGGGAAGGAAAGGTgcaaaggagatggagggatgagcacggggatgagagagagagggaggctggaagattcaatgggaagaaaaggaggaggttacggaagaggagaaaagaggccTGAATGGGGGATACCTTATAAGGCGAATATAATTCTATTCTCCTTaaatgacggtggtggtggtggtggtggtggtggtgggatggttATGATGAAGATTGTGATAGTAGTTATGAACGCGTGCGCGtgcacacacccatccacccacccacccatttaacgtaacctaaccttacctaacctaacttaacctactactactactactactattatgggGGTAAAGAGACCCTCgatattaagaagaagaaaagaaaacgtcaaGGGAAGAGTTTTaaacagtaaaataaagaagtacagTTTGTACCACAGAAGTTTAGATAAGTAAGTGGAAAAAAGGACAAGACTTGGTGATGGGAACGAGGTTTACATCTGCTGCAGAGAGGACAGGATAAATATAAACACAGaaacaagacaaggaaaggTACAACAGGTCCAGTATACTAAATCGAGGTGAATACTACTTTTTCTgactcttattctgtccacctgcctaatgcaagagtcaaccagtattctcaatctttcatcccttttacaaataaactctggaactcaatAGGGACGTTTGGAGACACTTCTCTAATTTCTGATAATCTTTTGGCTCTGCTCTTTTGGGACTTTTTATGGCTTTTTGTATCCCTTGGTCAAAgccttggtaaaaaaaaaataataataataataaatctaggTATAAAGATATGCACATATCCACACCAGGGTATTTTAGGCCTTAtgtacaactagataaatagaAATTTTAATGTAAAAGTGATTGTAGCCAAGGTTCACTAAAGATATCAGTCCCTAAATAAAAACAGTTCAAAAGCAAGTCCAAATTATATTACTACATAGGTCAGTGCAACTAGGAAAAGCAAATACGCATATGTAATTAAAGTAAATATAGCTAGATGAATATATGCAGAAACACACTAAGTTATTTCAATCTTATAATGAGGTAAAATACAACAGATACATGCAAACAAATGAATGTAGTCGTGGTCAGAGATCGAGTAAGCTGCCGCACTCACTCTCAtcgtgttttgtgttttccctCAATCTTCAATTCCTCGATGTACTGGCAGTCTGCGTAAAAGCTAACAATTACTAAATTTCGATCAAATCAGATGCCTTACGATTGATGGAAAACTCTAAACACATCAGAAAGAAGGGTAGTGTGCTGCTTCACGTCTGATagtggaccatattctgaaacacttgtctaccacacctccactactttctaaaggctctacttgaagttaactgggtttttaaggatatttttatggttctaatgacaaattaacaagatttctacattattaacaggtgtaacactcttgagaacccggctaatcatctctgtggcctatgaaaatagtcatggtgagagacgAAAGCGTTACAGAATATAAGCCTATGACTGCATAACTAAGTAAGTCTCCACCTTGAACTGCTGGGAGCCCATGGTGACTGAGCGGCCGTCCTCGGGGTCCCACACCATGCCGCAggcccccgccgccgccacgccccCTCGCTCCCCTCCTTGGAATCCGCGGCAGCTGCAAAACTGTCTGCTGCTCACTCCGAAGGCGTTGACCTGTATGTAGCCGCATGCCGCGCCATTCCGGCAGGGGGGAAGGTCGAAGTCTTCCTatagagagacaagaaaagagggaggttCAAGGGTTTTTTATCATTGACTAGTACGCTGCAGATCATTGatgtaaaaatgaaaggaaaagagagttgggaggagaaagaggaggaggaggagcaggaggaggagggttattCTTAGTGATCTATAAGTTACAGATCAAAGAGTaggatggaaaagagaaggtTTTTTTCAATCAGTATCTCCAATAGGCTGAGGTGGGTGTTCTCAGTACGGGTTGCTGTTTGTCATATCTTGCTgacagaaggaaggacaaaGTTGCTCGTATTTCTGAAAgtttagatttttgttttctctctctctctctttcttttagttttttatCTGGTATCCTTTTATCGAACTTTCTGAAtacaatggtgtgtgtgtgtgtgtgtgtgtgtgtgtgtatgtgtgtgtgtgtgtgtgtgtgtgtgtgtgtgtgtgtgtgtgtgtgtgtttgtgtgtgtgtgtgtgtgtgtgtttgtgtgtgtgtgtgtgtgtgtttgtgtttgtgtgtgtgcgtgtatgtgggtgggtgtgtggatgtgttgGTTTATAGATATTGTTACTTTCATATCCTTTCTTCTGAATATCACTCTGACTCGCATGAATTACTTgttgtgtgatatatatatatatatttcttaactttcttcttttctttccttcttttcttctttcttccttttcgtcattttccttaattttactACACCCcctgacacaaacacaaacaaacgcgTCTTCATCATGTCGTTCCCTTTTCTCCattgctaacacacacacacacacacatacacacacacacacacacacacacacacacacacacacacacacacacacacacactttcactgcCTCAAAACACGCACCCgctccacacccacacactattTTCAcacgattcctcctcctcctcctcctcctcctcttcttcttcctcctcctcctcctcctcctcctcctcctcctcctcctcctcctcctcctcctcctcctcctcctcctcttcctcttcctcctcctcctcttcctcctcctcctcctcctcctcctcctcctcctcctcctcctggactcGTGAAACGCAATAAGTGACGTTAATAGAATCAAttatgaaactaaaaaaaatgtgaaaaacgtgtgtgtgtgtgtgtgtgtgtgtgtgtgtgtgtgtgtgtgtgtgtgtgtgtgtgtgtctgtgtgtgtctgtctgaagTACAAACAAAGCACGCCATTAGGAGCTGTTAGTCTAATTGATGTGCAATGAGTAACACCAGGCAGGAAGGGGCGAGGCGCCTTAATTAGTAACACTGGGGAAGGAGGGTGTGTGTAGCTGCAGGGATTGTTATGTTTCTTGTTATCATACTCACCTCTGAAACACATACTTCTCCTTTGTTATTACTATGTGTACTATCCCTTTTGCAGCTACGGTTATCCTTTCTCAGCATTCAGATTAAAGGTTATAAGTTAAAGGTAGCTAGTGAGTGACAGCGGAGGAAAAGCACGAACACTATATCTACCCATCAAATGTGTGAATAAGTTCTCTTCAACCACGTGAGACCCGAGTCATCCCAGAccgaagacacttatcctcaatttttttattagtcTTTCGATTGCActttttggggactggcatcttcaatggaacttttttttataaccttTTTGCTGTCCCAGATCAGAGtcccttcttatatatatatatatatataaaaaaaaaaaaaaactgagtgcATCAGAAGGAAGACCTGTTAGCTGACTCAACCCCTCCCTCCGACCACCCCGTGCTTACAGGGACGTTAACTTTCAACACCAGTGAAAGGACCTGAGCCTGAGCAGGGTTCTAGTGCATGACCACGGAATAGCAGCTGAGCGCAATTTCGTTCTATCAAAAACTGTAATGAAAGTCTGCTTGATcacaaaaatgaaagagaaggtgattaatttatatatatatatatatatatatatatatatatatatatatatatatatatatatatatatatatatatatatatatatatatatatatatatatatatatatatatatatatattttttttttttttttttctttttttttttaggttacagAACTGTTCAAGAGACAAGTGAAAAATAAGAGTCTGGAAAATTATAGGTGATTATAAAGGAGAAATTGACCAGTAGTCGAAGAATCATTATTAGTCGTcgttcctattttctttctcacaaaGCTTGATTCAGATAAGAACCAACATGGCGATAACTGGTTTTCCTTCGCAAACTCACACCTTAACAACTCAAGTTCACGTATTATTCTTTATAACAATACCTGTCACTGTAATTaatagtattctttttttttgttattgaggTCTATAATGGCAATCGTTAGGGTAGTAAATGCAGTACTAAACACAGAataggataggacaagaggcAACGGGTCCAAACTTTATAAGGGTAGGCTTGATAAAGGGGTGGAAAGAAATTGATTTTTAGTCTCcgtaatcaggttattagtaCTTAGACAGTGGGGAGCTTTATAAGACGACTAgataaactgatggatagagATGTAGATGGACATAGGTAttcatgttttatacagagactgccacatgGAGACCTACTGCCTTCTGACAGTTTGCTCTACATTCTCATGCTCTTATGTTTTTAATTCATGCCACGCCCTTCTTGTCAGTCTATTTTCACATTGTGTTAATTACCGATCACGAGACTAAACAAGGAGACGATCTGCTCCTgtagtttaattatttattgttaCTGTGGCGACTTAAATCCAAGACTGAGTAAAGCAAAAGCATACACACTCTCTATAGAACACATCTTTAAATCGCTATCAGTATTAATGtctttatcattgttttctttctattcacaAATTTTAATTTTAAATTAAATACACagtaaaaaggggaaaaaatacgtGATCATTAAATACACagtaaaaaggggaaaaaatacgtGATCACTTCTGCCACATATCTGAACGATACTTATCCAACTTACCTTCAAGGTCTAAGTACCTATTAAAACTGCGGATTCTACTATGCCATTTTAGTAACCTCTGTAAATGCGAAACTTCGAAATTTTTTACCTGGTTTTGTTTAAGAGATGGTTCTGTTCGCCGTGTTAAATACATACATCGTACCACGCCGTAAGAAAACGGTGCAAGGACAAACAAAGATATACATATCTGTACGTAGCTATGTATACCTTGGTCTAACTCGGCCTGTTCTCGTTGCTATACATGAGGCGGCCCACAAACGGTACTTGAGACTTCCATAACCAGAATCTCATAAGTTTTATATTTCCGGCCAAgagtccccctcctcctcctcctcctcctcttcctcctcctctagccacttttcttctcatctcctctcctttcctgtcctcctttcttcttttccctcttttttttctgctgttctgtcctgtcctctcctctctcttcttctattctctcatcctcatctcttctctcccctctttctcttccattacaTCCTTTATTTCtactcatctcctctcctccttcccacttTAAAAGGTAGTAAATCGAATGATCTCCACAGAAAATCATTCACGGTTCAATACAATGGTTTCTGCTTGTTATCCAATATAATCACctatcttccccttttctttcctcttcctattctttctcctttctctcctccttctcgttcacTTACTTCTTCTGAATCAAAGACAACAAGGCAACAATAAGCCCACTACGGGTCGTCAGTGGTTAACAAAGGATTACACCTGAAACGATAAAGCGAACAAAAATTATTGGCTTGGTGTGCTCAGGTGAAAGGGCTTTGACGTATGATTCCGCGCCCTGCGACACGCCAGGCTCATTGATGTCACGGGGTCAAGCGCTTGGCGACACACCAAACAGGGAACTATAAATTTAAAGAGCACTTAAGGCACTCAGGAAACGCATACCGCTGGCGACAATGGAACGTGGCAAAAAGGCTCCACAACGTACGTGTAAGGTGGTGAGTAAATTCAGTAGACTTATACGGCTAgcgaggaataaagagagagtaCACATGCCGCTATGATTACCAGACAGCACTATGAAATGTGACTCTCAGGCTCCGTAGACTAAGTGAAATGCGGCTCGTGTTCTCCGTAGAGTTTTACCGCGGATGGATCTGGAAGTGTGGAAAGAATCAACATATATTCCCGAGTTTTCACCAAAATCTAATACTCTATTTCTT
Encoded proteins:
- the LOC135098907 gene encoding U-scoloptoxin(11)-Sm6a-like; this encodes MRGSVAALATVLGLLLANARSALLVTANVATNEILDAPVQEDFDLPPCRNGAACGYIQVNAFGVSSRQFCSCRGFQGGERGGVAAAGACGMVWDPEDGRSVTMGSQQFKYCGSPPPLRVCGREEAAYTAGLLFHKATFSLTEERHVLHCYCQPPLSHLHSDVEEYVMGSNLVVDTIFTCSSMPPCMEGSACKEVSVGEGTALVNPKCRCPRQSSCPTLTSSAIPHSNSYPKGAAYSVHCLPPLLEALSTHRWRPRKALTTASLPCPGLTLSRSFTLFLFFLK